A genomic segment from Bradyrhizobium diazoefficiens USDA 110 encodes:
- a CDS encoding ABC transporter substrate-binding protein, protein MRTFNWLRSSAATTVLGTALLGIFGGGEAAAQGKQLTLCWAAWDPANALVELGKDFTKQSGIEMKYEFVPWTSYADRFLNELNSHGKLCDLIIGDSQWIGGAAENKWYVKLNDFFDKEKISMDDFVPATVVGYSQWPKNSPNYWALPAMADAVGWTYRKDWFSRPEIQSAFKAKYGRDLAPPKTYDELKQIAEFFQGREIDGKKVYGAYIFTERGSEGITMGVTNVLYNYGFSYDNPKKPYQMQGVVNSPEAAKGLEFYKELYKCCTAPGMTNAYMQEGLDAFKSGQVAMQMNWFAFFPGLYKDPNVGGDKIGFFVNPAGPNGHFTQLGGQGISVVATSDRKDDALAYIKWFAQPAVQQKWWQLGGYSALKAVVDAPDFPKSAAFAPQFLESMGIVKDFWAEPSYAQLLLDMQKRVHDYVVADKGTAQQALDLLVKDWTKVFKEQGKQVASQ, encoded by the coding sequence ATGCGGACATTCAATTGGCTAAGAAGCTCGGCGGCAACCACGGTCCTCGGCACGGCGCTGCTGGGGATATTTGGCGGAGGCGAAGCCGCAGCTCAGGGCAAGCAGCTTACGCTGTGCTGGGCGGCATGGGATCCGGCCAATGCGCTGGTCGAGCTCGGCAAGGACTTTACCAAGCAATCCGGCATTGAGATGAAATACGAGTTCGTCCCGTGGACGAGCTATGCCGATCGCTTCCTCAACGAGCTCAACTCCCACGGCAAGCTCTGCGACCTGATCATCGGCGATAGCCAGTGGATCGGCGGCGCCGCCGAGAACAAGTGGTACGTCAAGCTCAACGATTTCTTCGACAAGGAGAAGATATCGATGGACGACTTCGTCCCGGCGACGGTCGTCGGCTACTCGCAGTGGCCGAAGAACTCGCCGAACTATTGGGCGCTGCCGGCTATGGCCGATGCGGTAGGCTGGACCTACCGCAAGGATTGGTTCTCGCGGCCCGAGATTCAGTCCGCCTTCAAGGCAAAGTACGGCCGCGACCTGGCGCCGCCGAAAACCTATGACGAGTTGAAGCAGATTGCGGAGTTCTTCCAGGGCCGCGAGATCGACGGCAAGAAGGTCTATGGCGCCTATATCTTCACCGAGCGCGGCTCGGAAGGCATAACCATGGGCGTGACCAACGTGCTCTACAATTACGGCTTCAGCTACGACAATCCAAAGAAGCCGTATCAGATGCAGGGCGTCGTCAATTCACCCGAGGCGGCCAAGGGGCTCGAGTTCTACAAGGAACTTTACAAGTGCTGCACCGCGCCGGGCATGACCAACGCCTACATGCAGGAGGGGCTCGATGCCTTCAAGTCCGGCCAGGTGGCGATGCAGATGAACTGGTTCGCCTTCTTCCCCGGCCTCTACAAGGATCCGAATGTCGGCGGCGACAAGATCGGATTCTTCGTCAATCCGGCCGGCCCGAATGGACACTTCACGCAGCTTGGTGGACAGGGCATCTCCGTGGTGGCGACCTCCGACCGCAAGGACGACGCGCTCGCCTATATCAAATGGTTCGCGCAGCCCGCTGTGCAGCAGAAATGGTGGCAGCTCGGCGGCTACTCGGCCCTGAAAGCGGTGGTCGATGCGCCCGACTTCCCGAAGAGCGCGGCGTTCGCGCCGCAATTCTTGGAGTCGATGGGAATCGTGAAGGACTTCTGGGCCGAGCCGTCCTACGCGCAACTGCTACTCGACATGCAGAAGCGGGTGCACGATTACGTCGTCGCCGACAAGGGTACCGCGCAGCAGGCGCTCGATCTCCTGGTCAAGGATTGGACCAAGGTCTTCAAGGAGCAGGGCAAGCAGGTCGCGTCGCAATAG
- a CDS encoding carbohydrate ABC transporter permease — MDQMTTILQPDDATIAGMSEPAKSRDARRVRGLSDRTIAWLFVAPTIALLLAINIFPLVWMIRLSFTSLNLSMSYLPLRFVGLDNFTDILTDEDVWFRLQTTAQFVIWSVALQVVIGYGLALLINRQFRGHSFWTTIILLPMMLSPAVVGNFWTLLLQPQIGPFNYVISLFTGVPPSSFSMTGQVSLASWTIVLVDTWMWAPYVMLICLAGLRSIPHYIYEAAEVDRASPWRQFWSITLPMTVPFLMLAVLFRAIENFKMFDMVNLLTSGGPGSTTELVSITLKRAAFEKWRTGYSSALAIILFVTVFGAANIYVKALNKVKQR; from the coding sequence ATGGACCAGATGACGACGATCCTTCAACCTGATGATGCTACGATTGCCGGCATGAGCGAGCCCGCCAAATCTCGCGACGCACGGCGCGTGCGCGGCCTTTCCGACCGCACCATTGCGTGGCTGTTCGTTGCGCCGACGATCGCGCTGTTGCTGGCGATCAACATCTTTCCGCTGGTGTGGATGATCCGGCTGTCCTTCACCAGCCTCAACCTCAGCATGTCCTATCTGCCGCTGCGGTTCGTCGGGCTCGACAATTTCACCGACATCCTCACCGACGAGGACGTCTGGTTCCGGCTCCAGACCACGGCGCAATTCGTGATTTGGTCTGTGGCACTACAGGTGGTCATCGGCTATGGCCTGGCGCTGTTGATCAACCGCCAGTTTCGCGGTCACAGCTTCTGGACCACGATCATCCTGCTGCCGATGATGTTGTCGCCGGCGGTGGTCGGCAACTTCTGGACGCTGCTGCTGCAGCCGCAGATCGGGCCCTTCAACTACGTGATCAGCCTGTTCACGGGGGTGCCGCCGAGCTCGTTCAGCATGACCGGACAGGTCTCGCTCGCGTCCTGGACCATCGTACTGGTCGACACCTGGATGTGGGCGCCTTACGTCATGCTGATCTGCCTCGCCGGGCTTCGCTCCATTCCCCACTACATCTATGAGGCGGCCGAGGTCGATCGCGCCTCGCCGTGGCGGCAATTCTGGTCGATCACGCTGCCGATGACGGTGCCGTTCCTGATGCTCGCCGTGCTGTTCCGCGCAATCGAGAACTTCAAGATGTTCGACATGGTCAACCTCCTGACGTCGGGAGGCCCGGGATCGACCACGGAGCTCGTGTCGATCACGCTGAAGCGCGCGGCATTCGAGAAATGGCGCACCGGCTATTCCTCTGCGCTCGCCATCATCCTGTTCGTGACCGTGTTCGGTGCCGCCAACATCTACGTCAAAGCGCTCAACAAGGTGAAGCAACGATGA
- a CDS encoding carbohydrate ABC transporter permease — MTAALAKSVLAKSTAHSIVEASPRSKAVAGGLVILYAVITILPLLWIVATAFKSQSDAIAYPPKVLFEPTLEGYVNLFTVRTRQTPDFIAKLPPPETWYDTLVRQRDMVSAGPSKVVPRFVNSLIIGFGSTFLAVFLGTLAAYAFSRFRIPLADDLLFFILSTRMMPPVAVAIPIYLMYRQLNLTDTRLGMILLYTAVNVSLAVWLLKGFIDEIPREYEEAALVDGYTRLQALRKVVLPQAVTGIAATAIFCLIFSWNEYAFAVLLTSGEAQTMPPFIPFIIGEGGQDWPAVAAATTLFVVPIVLFTVLLRKHLLRGITFGAVRK; from the coding sequence ATGACCGCTGCACTCGCCAAGTCAGTCCTGGCCAAGTCCACCGCTCATTCCATCGTCGAAGCCTCGCCGCGTTCGAAGGCCGTGGCAGGTGGCCTCGTCATTCTCTATGCCGTGATCACGATCCTGCCGCTACTCTGGATCGTCGCTACCGCATTCAAGTCGCAGAGCGACGCCATCGCCTATCCGCCCAAGGTGCTCTTCGAGCCGACCCTCGAAGGCTATGTCAACCTTTTCACCGTGCGCACCCGCCAGACGCCGGACTTCATCGCCAAGCTGCCGCCGCCGGAGACGTGGTACGACACGCTCGTGCGCCAGCGGGACATGGTCAGTGCCGGGCCATCGAAGGTCGTGCCGCGCTTCGTGAACTCGCTGATCATCGGGTTCGGCTCGACGTTCCTGGCCGTGTTTCTCGGCACGCTCGCGGCCTACGCTTTTTCGCGCTTTCGCATTCCCCTGGCTGACGACCTGCTGTTCTTCATTCTCTCGACGCGAATGATGCCGCCGGTCGCGGTCGCGATCCCGATCTATTTGATGTACCGCCAGCTCAATCTGACCGACACCAGGCTCGGAATGATCCTGCTCTACACCGCCGTGAACGTCTCGCTCGCAGTCTGGCTGCTCAAGGGGTTCATCGACGAGATCCCGCGCGAGTATGAGGAGGCCGCTCTCGTCGACGGCTACACGCGACTCCAGGCCCTGCGCAAGGTGGTATTGCCGCAGGCCGTCACGGGAATTGCGGCAACCGCGATCTTCTGCCTGATCTTCTCGTGGAACGAATACGCCTTCGCGGTTCTCCTGACGAGCGGCGAAGCGCAGACCATGCCGCCATTCATCCCATTCATCATCGGCGAGGGCGGGCAGGATTGGCCGGCGGTGGCTGCCGCGACTACGCTGTTCGTTGTCCCGATCGTCCTGTTCACCGTGTTGTTGCGCAAACACCTGTTGCGCGGCATCACATTCGGAGCTGTGCGCAAATGA
- a CDS encoding ABC transporter ATP-binding protein, translated as MAQIRVENLRKSFDQFTAVQGSNFTIDDGTFFAMLGPSGCGKTTTLRMIAGLELPTEGKVLLDGEDVTFRRAAARDIAFVFQLFALYPHMNVADNIGFPLRCQGMGRRAVRERVQETARLLRIEHLLSSKTSKLSGGDRQRVALGRAMVRRPKAFLMDEPLGALDAEFRHLMCGELRDLHDRIGATTVYVTHDQLEAMSMADRIAVMNKGRVEQIGSPQEIYDRPASMFVADFIGSPSMNFLRFEGGLRSGDRAIAFHDASIAVPEIREDRASAPLALGIRPEHIRFADAAPVRGEVFGAEYLGTTQIVTVDTAHGRVAARLPSSASVRIGETVGLEFHSERLALFDVGSGMAIRTANEGSPRHG; from the coding sequence ATGGCACAAATTCGCGTCGAAAACCTGCGCAAGTCGTTCGATCAGTTCACGGCCGTGCAAGGCTCGAACTTCACGATCGACGACGGCACCTTTTTCGCGATGCTCGGGCCCTCCGGCTGTGGCAAGACGACCACGCTGCGCATGATTGCGGGCCTCGAGCTGCCGACCGAGGGCAAGGTCCTGCTCGACGGCGAGGACGTGACGTTCCGCCGTGCCGCGGCCCGCGACATCGCCTTCGTCTTCCAGCTTTTCGCGCTCTATCCGCACATGAATGTTGCCGACAATATCGGCTTTCCCCTGAGGTGCCAGGGCATGGGCCGGCGTGCGGTCCGCGAGCGCGTGCAGGAGACGGCGCGGCTCCTGCGGATCGAGCATCTCCTGTCGAGCAAGACGTCAAAGCTGTCGGGTGGCGACCGCCAGCGCGTGGCGCTGGGGCGCGCTATGGTCCGGCGGCCCAAGGCCTTCCTGATGGACGAGCCGCTCGGGGCGCTCGACGCCGAGTTTCGGCATCTGATGTGCGGCGAGCTTCGCGACCTCCATGATCGCATTGGTGCAACTACGGTCTACGTGACACATGACCAGCTCGAGGCGATGTCAATGGCGGACCGGATTGCCGTCATGAACAAGGGGCGCGTCGAACAGATCGGCTCGCCGCAGGAGATCTATGACCGGCCCGCGAGCATGTTCGTGGCCGATTTCATCGGCTCGCCGTCGATGAACTTCTTGCGCTTTGAGGGCGGCCTACGATCCGGAGATCGGGCCATCGCCTTCCATGATGCCAGCATCGCGGTCCCGGAGATCCGCGAGGATCGCGCGAGCGCGCCGCTGGCGCTCGGGATACGCCCGGAGCATATCCGTTTCGCCGATGCAGCACCCGTCCGCGGCGAGGTGTTCGGCGCAGAATATCTCGGCACGACGCAGATCGTCACGGTCGACACGGCGCATGGACGCGTCGCTGCCCGGCTGCCCTCCAGCGCGTCGGTGCGGATCGGCGAGACGGTCGGTCTCGAATTCCATTCCGAGCGACTGGCGTTGTTCGATGTTGGCAGTGGCATGGCGATCCGGACCGCCAATGAGGGGAGCCCGCGCCATGGCTGA
- a CDS encoding ABC transporter ATP-binding protein: MADVILRNISKRFGTIEAVRELSLAINDGEFLVLLGPSGAGKTTTLRLITGLESPDTGSVMIDGHDVTHDPPGSRDIAFVFQQYSLYPHLTVYDNLAFPLRSPARRVPEPIIRKRVEQTAELLHIASKLNNRATRLSGGEMQRVAIGRALVRDPAIYLMDEPLSSLDAKLRSELRLELKRIQLELGATILYVTHDQVEAMTMASRIGVIKDGQLLQLGTPREIYESPSSSYVASRLGTPQINFLPARLLSDVSVPPETETVGIRTEHLKVGARNGGRMVGRVHRVEHLGEQNHVHLDYKGEMLVTLADPHQQPLKAGQEVELHLVHPLCFDRAGRRIPAMIL; this comes from the coding sequence ATGGCTGACGTCATTCTGCGCAACATCAGCAAGCGCTTCGGCACGATAGAGGCGGTGCGCGAGCTCTCGCTGGCGATCAATGACGGGGAATTCCTGGTCCTGCTTGGGCCGAGCGGCGCCGGCAAGACCACGACGCTGCGGCTGATCACCGGGCTCGAGAGCCCCGACACCGGTTCGGTCATGATTGACGGCCATGACGTGACGCATGATCCGCCGGGATCGCGCGATATCGCCTTCGTCTTCCAGCAGTACTCGCTGTATCCGCATCTCACTGTCTATGACAATCTGGCATTCCCGCTACGCTCGCCCGCGCGGCGCGTGCCCGAGCCCATCATCCGCAAGCGTGTCGAACAGACGGCGGAGCTGCTGCATATCGCAAGCAAGCTGAACAACCGTGCAACCCGCCTGTCCGGCGGTGAGATGCAGCGGGTGGCGATCGGCCGCGCATTGGTTCGCGATCCCGCGATCTACCTGATGGACGAGCCGCTCTCGTCGCTGGATGCGAAGCTCCGTTCGGAGCTGCGTCTCGAGCTCAAGCGGATCCAGCTCGAGCTTGGCGCGACTATCCTTTACGTGACCCACGACCAGGTCGAGGCTATGACCATGGCCTCCCGGATCGGCGTGATCAAGGATGGCCAGCTCCTTCAGCTCGGCACGCCGCGGGAGATCTACGAAAGCCCCTCCAGCTCCTATGTCGCCTCGCGTCTCGGTACGCCGCAGATCAATTTCCTTCCGGCACGTCTCTTGTCCGACGTGTCGGTGCCGCCGGAAACGGAGACCGTCGGCATCCGTACCGAGCATCTGAAGGTCGGTGCGCGCAATGGCGGACGGATGGTCGGCCGCGTCCACCGGGTCGAGCACCTCGGCGAACAGAATCACGTTCATCTGGACTATAAGGGCGAAATGCTGGTGACGCTTGCGGATCCGCATCAGCAGCCGCTAAAGGCAGGTCAGGAGGTCGAATTGCACCTGGTACATCCGCTCTGTTTCGATCGCGCGGGGCGACGCATCCCCGCGATGATTCTCTAG
- the dhaL gene encoding dihydroxyacetone kinase subunit DhaL, which produces MSLQPGTFKSLIKVAAEQVIASAPELTSLDQAIGDGDHGINMKRGFEAVLGKLDAISAQPLDEALKMIGKTLVMTVGGASGPLYGSFFLAAGEALSHDKHLPDDLADVFGSGVNAVSARGRSQAGEKTMLDVLVPVLETLRTAAGQPDLIARVRTTAAEAVERTAPMQATKGRASFLGPRSVGHVDPGARSSCVLVQAVCASLEGQQ; this is translated from the coding sequence ATGTCGCTGCAACCTGGGACGTTCAAGTCGTTGATTAAGGTGGCCGCAGAGCAGGTTATCGCCAGTGCGCCGGAGCTGACGAGCCTGGATCAGGCGATCGGCGATGGTGACCACGGAATCAACATGAAGCGCGGATTCGAAGCGGTTCTGGGCAAGCTCGATGCGATCTCCGCGCAACCGCTCGACGAGGCGCTGAAGATGATCGGCAAGACCCTGGTGATGACGGTCGGCGGCGCGTCCGGGCCGCTTTACGGGAGCTTCTTCCTCGCCGCCGGCGAAGCGCTCTCGCACGACAAACACTTACCGGACGACCTCGCGGACGTTTTCGGCAGTGGCGTGAACGCGGTGAGCGCGCGTGGCCGGTCGCAGGCCGGTGAGAAGACGATGCTCGACGTGCTTGTTCCCGTCCTGGAAACGCTGAGGACTGCGGCCGGCCAGCCGGATCTGATCGCGCGCGTCCGGACCACCGCTGCCGAGGCGGTCGAGCGGACCGCGCCGATGCAGGCCACCAAGGGGCGGGCGTCGTTCCTCGGGCCACGCAGCGTCGGGCACGTCGACCCCGGCGCCCGCTCGAGCTGCGTACTCGTGCAGGCGGTCTGCGCGAGCCTGGAGGGACAGCAATGA
- the dhaM gene encoding dihydroxyacetone kinase phosphoryl donor subunit DhaM gives MTDTVGIVIVSHSKDIAKGTADMVRQMVGSEVKVAFCGGNPDGGLGTSVSLIIDAINDAWSAKGVAILVDLGGAETNSEMAVEMLEPARRDLVVVCNAPIVEGAVMAATEAAGGSSLAQVKAVAEELSAD, from the coding sequence ATGACCGACACTGTGGGTATCGTGATCGTCTCGCACTCGAAGGACATCGCCAAGGGCACCGCCGACATGGTGCGGCAGATGGTCGGCAGCGAGGTCAAGGTGGCTTTTTGCGGCGGCAATCCCGACGGCGGATTGGGCACCAGCGTCTCCCTGATCATCGACGCCATTAATGATGCCTGGTCTGCCAAGGGCGTCGCAATCCTCGTCGACCTCGGCGGGGCCGAAACCAACAGCGAAATGGCGGTCGAGATGCTGGAGCCTGCGCGGCGCGATCTCGTTGTCGTATGCAACGCGCCGATCGTCGAGGGCGCCGTGATGGCGGCAACCGAGGCCGCAGGCGGCAGCTCACTGGCCCAGGTCAAGGCCGTGGCCGAGGAACTCTCTGCCGACTGA
- a CDS encoding HPr family phosphocarrier protein, whose amino-acid sequence MSMLDKADGKIFTGNVRLVHAVGMHARPAVKLTKLAKKFQAQISVRVAGAAEWINAKSVVKIMAMRAAHGSTIEIRASGSDAEAAVAALVDLIATDFPDGA is encoded by the coding sequence ATGAGCATGCTGGACAAAGCGGACGGAAAGATTTTCACCGGAAATGTGCGGCTGGTGCACGCGGTTGGCATGCACGCGCGCCCCGCGGTCAAGCTGACCAAGCTCGCCAAGAAGTTCCAGGCCCAGATTTCCGTGCGGGTCGCAGGCGCGGCCGAGTGGATCAATGCCAAGAGCGTGGTCAAGATCATGGCGATGCGTGCGGCCCACGGCAGCACGATCGAGATCAGGGCGTCCGGCAGTGATGCGGAAGCCGCCGTTGCGGCGCTGGTCGACCTGATCGCAACCGATTTTCCGGACGGGGCTTAG
- the ptsP gene encoding phosphoenolpyruvate--protein phosphotransferase, protein MQGSATGLAYRGRTASIGFAHGPLVRVGADTNGERVAGNLAEEALALRAAIDAASGQIADLAGIAGGEAAQILEFQVALLEDEDFIQAIFASIGDGDPADVAWRSALDAQIADYNSAADEYLKARSSDLADLRDRVINILRGDGGPALEIPSGAVVCADDLPPSRFLEIDWSGGGGLALLRGSPTSHVAMLARARGIPMVVQLGAIPDVRANALLDGEGATLELDPSAEQVRLFEKRRESHRKSRASARAILRRPTASWRGERIKLFINIQRVDDLEHPDAQYADGIGLMRTEFLLTERGSLPDEETQFQAYDAVLRWADQRPVTIRTFDAGGDKPVAGFTLDGEANPFLGVRGLRLCLARPEIFAIQLRALARAAVRGNLKVMFPMVTSAAELEAGRKLFADVVQRLQADGIAAMLPELGIMVEVPAAALAITSFKTSFFSIGSNDLAQYVLACDRSNGALAPLMDPLHPAVLELIARTAEHGRRAAISVSLCGDMASDPRCLPALLNCGLRELSVNASALAQIKQTIDRLSSGGGLD, encoded by the coding sequence ATGCAGGGTAGCGCGACAGGACTGGCCTACCGCGGCAGAACCGCCTCGATCGGCTTTGCCCATGGCCCGCTCGTCCGGGTCGGCGCGGACACCAACGGCGAGCGTGTCGCGGGCAACCTGGCTGAAGAGGCGCTTGCGCTTCGTGCTGCGATTGACGCGGCAAGTGGGCAGATCGCGGATCTCGCCGGGATCGCCGGCGGCGAGGCTGCACAGATTCTCGAATTCCAGGTCGCGCTGCTGGAGGATGAGGATTTCATCCAAGCGATCTTCGCATCGATTGGCGATGGCGATCCGGCGGATGTCGCATGGCGTTCGGCGCTCGACGCGCAGATCGCGGACTACAATTCAGCTGCGGACGAATATCTGAAGGCGCGCTCTTCGGACCTTGCGGACCTGCGCGACCGCGTGATCAACATTTTGCGGGGCGATGGGGGCCCGGCGCTGGAGATTCCGAGCGGCGCCGTCGTCTGCGCCGACGATCTGCCGCCCTCGCGATTCCTGGAGATCGACTGGTCCGGCGGCGGCGGTCTGGCGCTCTTGCGTGGCAGTCCCACGAGCCACGTCGCGATGCTGGCGCGCGCGCGGGGCATTCCCATGGTCGTGCAACTCGGCGCCATTCCGGACGTCAGAGCCAACGCGCTGCTCGATGGTGAAGGCGCGACGCTCGAGCTCGATCCCAGCGCGGAGCAGGTTCGCCTGTTCGAGAAGCGGCGCGAAAGCCATCGCAAGAGCAGGGCGTCCGCCCGTGCGATCCTGCGGCGGCCCACCGCATCATGGCGCGGCGAGCGGATCAAGCTGTTTATCAACATCCAGCGCGTCGACGATCTCGAGCATCCCGACGCGCAATATGCCGATGGGATCGGCCTGATGCGCACCGAGTTTCTGCTGACGGAGAGGGGCAGTTTGCCCGATGAGGAGACACAGTTTCAGGCTTACGATGCGGTGCTGCGTTGGGCCGACCAGCGCCCGGTCACCATTCGCACGTTTGACGCGGGCGGCGACAAGCCGGTCGCCGGCTTTACGCTGGACGGCGAAGCCAATCCGTTCCTCGGAGTTCGGGGCTTGCGGCTTTGCCTGGCCCGGCCCGAGATCTTTGCCATTCAGCTCCGCGCGCTGGCACGGGCCGCCGTGCGCGGAAACCTCAAGGTCATGTTTCCGATGGTCACGTCTGCGGCTGAGCTCGAGGCGGGGCGGAAGCTGTTTGCCGATGTCGTGCAGCGCTTGCAGGCGGACGGCATTGCCGCGATGCTTCCCGAGCTGGGAATCATGGTCGAAGTCCCGGCGGCGGCCCTGGCTATTACGAGCTTCAAGACGTCCTTCTTCTCGATCGGCTCGAACGATCTCGCGCAATATGTCCTCGCCTGCGATCGTTCCAATGGAGCGCTTGCCCCCTTGATGGACCCGCTGCATCCGGCGGTGCTCGAATTGATCGCGCGGACCGCCGAGCATGGGCGGCGCGCCGCGATCAGCGTCAGCCTATGCGGCGACATGGCAAGCGATCCGCGCTGCCTTCCCGCATTGCTGAATTGCGGCTTGCGCGAGCTATCTGTGAATGCATCGGCGCTCGCGCAGATCAAGCAGACGATCGACCGGCTGAGCAGCGGAGGGGGCCTTGACTGA
- the dhaK gene encoding dihydroxyacetone kinase subunit DhaK → MKKFINSVDGVLAESLDGLAAAHADLVALGPERKFVRRRELNPKKVALVSGGGSGHEPLHAGFVGYGMLDAACPGQVFTSPTPDQIVEAAQAVSGEAGVLFIVKNYAGDRMNFEMAAEIAEGLTATIVTDDDVAVENSTHSIGRRGVAGTLIVEKIVGAAAEKGADLKGCVALGERVNVRTRSMGVALTSCTVPAAGTPTFSLGQDEMEMGVGIHGEPGRRRVKLERADAIADEMTTAIAQDLDARDGAEALLLVNGFGGTPTIELYLMYNAARRMLEKRGLRIARSLVGSFVTSLDMAGCSLTVSLLDAETTALWDHPVRTAALKW, encoded by the coding sequence ATGAAGAAGTTCATCAATTCGGTCGACGGCGTGCTTGCGGAGAGCCTCGACGGACTTGCGGCCGCGCATGCCGATCTCGTCGCGCTTGGGCCGGAGCGGAAATTCGTGCGGCGCCGTGAGCTGAACCCGAAGAAGGTCGCACTCGTCTCGGGCGGCGGCAGCGGGCATGAGCCGCTGCATGCGGGCTTCGTCGGCTATGGCATGCTCGACGCCGCCTGCCCGGGACAGGTCTTCACGTCGCCGACGCCGGACCAGATCGTCGAGGCCGCTCAGGCGGTTTCGGGTGAGGCCGGCGTGCTGTTCATCGTGAAGAACTACGCGGGTGACCGCATGAATTTCGAGATGGCGGCCGAGATCGCCGAGGGGCTCACGGCGACCATCGTCACCGACGATGACGTCGCGGTCGAGAACTCGACCCACAGCATCGGGCGTCGCGGCGTGGCTGGCACGCTCATCGTGGAGAAGATCGTCGGCGCGGCAGCCGAGAAGGGCGCCGACCTCAAGGGCTGCGTTGCGCTCGGCGAGCGCGTCAACGTGCGCACGCGTTCGATGGGCGTGGCGCTGACGAGCTGCACGGTCCCGGCTGCGGGCACGCCGACCTTCTCGCTCGGCCAGGACGAGATGGAGATGGGGGTCGGCATTCACGGCGAGCCGGGACGCCGCCGCGTCAAGCTGGAGCGGGCAGACGCGATCGCGGACGAGATGACGACGGCGATCGCGCAGGATCTCGACGCGCGCGACGGGGCCGAGGCCCTCCTGCTCGTCAACGGATTTGGCGGAACGCCAACGATCGAGCTCTATCTGATGTACAACGCGGCCCGCCGGATGCTTGAGAAGCGCGGCTTGCGCATCGCTCGCTCGCTGGTCGGCAGCTTCGTCACCTCGCTGGACATGGCCGGGTGCTCGCTCACCGTCAGCCTGCTCGATGCTGAGACGACCGCGCTCTGGGACCATCCCGTGCGCACGGCGGCATTGAAATGGTAA
- a CDS encoding response regulator, producing the protein MRVLIVDDHPIIIAACQALFADEAGFIVTGAADAASGLASFIAGPPEVCAIDINLPSVSGMELARQIFGRDAEARIVMFSVNDDPVFVATAIDIGVKGYVSKSLRFL; encoded by the coding sequence ATGCGAGTACTGATCGTCGACGATCATCCCATCATCATAGCTGCTTGCCAGGCCTTGTTTGCCGACGAGGCAGGCTTCATCGTCACAGGAGCGGCAGATGCGGCCAGTGGATTGGCGTCCTTTATTGCCGGACCTCCTGAGGTCTGCGCCATAGACATCAACCTGCCATCCGTCTCCGGCATGGAGCTCGCTCGACAGATCTTTGGAAGAGATGCCGAAGCGCGCATCGTGATGTTTAGCGTCAACGACGATCCTGTATTCGTGGCAACCGCGATCGACATCGGCGTCAAGGGGTACGTTTCCAAATCGCTGCGTTTTCTTTGA